One Sodalis praecaptivus DNA segment encodes these proteins:
- a CDS encoding MAPEG family protein: MSTEMLALLLAALLCLLLPLVYSFLYQRQVGVKGTMGNRETVAPPTGAAARGLRAHQNLLENLLPFAIVVLAAQHLAVTNALTVAGALLFLGARVVHALCYLFGVTVIRSLAYLAGLIGTLMIGWQLF, translated from the coding sequence ATGAGTACCGAAATGCTGGCGCTGTTACTTGCTGCGTTGCTTTGTCTGCTGCTGCCCCTGGTTTACTCCTTTTTATACCAGCGTCAAGTGGGCGTTAAAGGCACGATGGGCAACCGCGAAACGGTTGCGCCGCCCACGGGGGCCGCCGCGCGCGGGCTGCGGGCGCATCAAAATCTGCTGGAGAATTTGCTGCCCTTCGCCATCGTGGTGCTGGCGGCGCAACACCTGGCGGTAACCAACGCGTTGACCGTCGCCGGCGCGCTGCTGTTTTTAGGCGCGCGCGTCGTTCATGCGCTATGTTACCTGTTCGGGGTTACGGTTATCCGGTCCCTGGCCTATTTGGCGGGCCTTATCGGCACGTTGATGATCGGCTGGCAGTTATTCTAG
- a CDS encoding 2-hydroxyacid dehydrogenase, with translation MRVLFAAPEDAWGGIYARFCQALPEMEFVAASDFRTLSLANFDAIIPTMTPVDAALLQSADRLKLIQQVGAGLEGVDIAAARARGISVANVPSASSGNADSVAELAIYLMLGLARNAADIPRQLHLRQLGRPIGQGLMGKTVGLVGLGGIGKALARRLAAFGMRIIGIKRTVDEAFAARYQLDWLGTLAELPTLLGQADFVVLSLPDTAQTHHLINAQSLSYCKPGSFLINVGRGGLVEKHALEQALISGQLAGAGLDVFWQEPPDPADSLFQQNVIATPHIGGVTDISAAGNIQAVCDNLRRLQQGEPLWYLA, from the coding sequence ATGAGAGTCCTGTTCGCCGCGCCAGAAGATGCCTGGGGTGGGATATATGCCCGCTTTTGCCAGGCGCTGCCCGAGATGGAATTCGTTGCCGCCAGCGATTTCCGTACCCTTTCCCTTGCCAATTTCGATGCCATTATCCCCACGATGACGCCGGTGGATGCCGCGCTGCTGCAAAGCGCCGATCGGTTGAAACTGATTCAGCAAGTGGGCGCCGGACTGGAAGGGGTGGATATCGCCGCCGCCCGGGCGCGCGGTATCTCGGTGGCTAACGTCCCCTCGGCGAGTTCCGGCAATGCTGACTCCGTTGCCGAGCTGGCGATTTATCTGATGCTGGGTCTGGCGCGCAACGCCGCCGACATTCCGCGACAGCTGCATCTGCGCCAGTTAGGCCGTCCCATCGGGCAGGGTCTGATGGGCAAAACCGTCGGGCTCGTCGGATTGGGCGGTATCGGTAAAGCGTTGGCCCGGCGGCTAGCGGCGTTCGGCATGCGTATAATCGGCATTAAGCGCACCGTAGATGAGGCGTTTGCCGCACGCTATCAGCTAGACTGGCTCGGCACGCTAGCGGAGCTCCCCACGCTGCTAGGGCAGGCGGATTTTGTCGTGCTGAGCCTGCCGGATACGGCGCAAACCCACCATCTTATCAATGCGCAAAGCCTGTCGTACTGCAAACCCGGCAGCTTTCTCATTAACGTCGGTCGCGGCGGTTTAGTGGAAAAGCACGCGCTGGAACAGGCGCTCATCAGCGGTCAACTGGCAGGCGCCGGCCTGGATGTGTTTTGGCAGGAGCCGCCGGATCCGGCGGATAGTCTTTTTCAACAGAATGTGATTGCCACGCCGCATATCGGCGGCGTTACCGACATTTCCGCTGCCGGTAATATTCAGGCGGTATGCGATAATCTTCGGCGTTTGCAACAGGGTGAACCTCTATGGTATTTGGCCTGA
- a CDS encoding CopD family protein: MTLFMFLKSLHFVGMTLWIGGMCMLGVVMNAWRRAPDGAGLIALINAVQRWNQRVVLPAMILTWLTGIGMTLMGSWPPSASLLVKGLFVLMLSALHGMQSGALRRGLAQNRLAAPRLLNYACGFTVLALVVSVVLIVVRPF; the protein is encoded by the coding sequence ATGACACTGTTTATGTTTTTGAAATCGCTGCATTTCGTCGGCATGACGCTGTGGATCGGCGGTATGTGTATGTTGGGGGTAGTGATGAACGCCTGGCGCCGCGCGCCGGACGGTGCCGGGCTCATAGCCCTTATCAATGCCGTGCAGCGCTGGAATCAACGTGTGGTACTGCCGGCGATGATCCTGACCTGGCTCACCGGCATCGGCATGACCTTGATGGGCAGTTGGCCGCCTTCGGCCTCGCTGCTGGTAAAGGGGCTATTTGTGCTAATGTTATCGGCGCTGCACGGTATGCAGTCCGGCGCGCTGCGTCGCGGGCTGGCGCAGAACCGCCTAGCGGCGCCGCGGCTGCTGAATTACGCCTGCGGTTTCACCGTGCTGGCGCTGGTGGTCAGCGTGGTGCTGATCGTGGTGCGGCCGTTCTGA
- a CDS encoding SDR family oxidoreductase — translation MIAITGATGQLGRLVIDELLKKMPAAQIIALVRSPAKAADLAQRGVQIRQADYGKPDTLIAALSGVEKLLLISSSEVGRRVAQHAAVIDAAKRAGVDLLAYTSLLHADTSPLGLSEEHRATEALLAESGLPVVLLRNGWYNENYAVGIPAALAHHAVTGTAGDGRIAAAARADYAAAAAEALTRDGQAGKIYELAGDSAWTLAELAAEISRQSGQEVNYVNLPQADYQALLEQAGLPAPLAAMLADSESGAARGGLFDDGRQLSRLIGRSTTPLTTLVARALAKG, via the coding sequence ATGATCGCTATTACCGGCGCTACCGGCCAGCTTGGCCGTTTGGTTATCGATGAACTGCTCAAAAAAATGCCCGCCGCGCAGATCATTGCCCTTGTGCGCTCGCCGGCGAAAGCCGCCGATTTGGCTCAACGGGGCGTGCAAATACGGCAGGCGGATTATGGTAAGCCTGACACACTTATCGCCGCGCTTAGCGGCGTAGAGAAACTCCTGCTGATCTCCTCAAGCGAAGTCGGCCGCCGCGTCGCGCAGCATGCGGCGGTTATTGATGCCGCCAAACGGGCCGGGGTCGATTTGCTGGCCTATACCAGCCTTTTGCATGCGGACACCAGTCCGCTGGGCCTCAGCGAGGAGCACCGCGCTACCGAAGCGCTGCTGGCGGAATCGGGTCTGCCTGTCGTGCTGCTGCGCAACGGTTGGTATAACGAAAATTATGCCGTCGGCATACCCGCCGCGCTGGCGCACCATGCGGTGACCGGCACCGCGGGGGACGGCCGTATCGCCGCGGCGGCGCGCGCCGACTACGCCGCCGCCGCCGCTGAAGCGCTAACCCGCGACGGGCAGGCGGGGAAAATTTACGAACTCGCGGGGGACAGCGCCTGGACGCTCGCCGAACTGGCGGCGGAAATAAGCCGGCAGTCGGGCCAGGAAGTGAACTATGTCAATCTGCCGCAGGCGGACTATCAGGCATTGCTGGAGCAGGCGGGTCTGCCGGCGCCGTTGGCGGCAATGCTGGCGGATTCGGAAAGCGGTGCCGCGCGCGGCGGCTTATTCGATGACGGTCGGCAATTGAGCCGACTGATAGGCCGTTCCACCACGCCGTTGACGACCCTTGTCGCACGCGCGCTTGCTAAAGGCTAA
- a CDS encoding winged helix-turn-helix transcriptional regulator, translated as MQRGDVLDPNCPSRTVLKHLTSRWGVLVLLALGQETLRFSQLRRKVGGVSEKMLAQTLGLLEEDGLVVRRSLPVVPPHVEYRLSEPGREVSLKVAALTDWIEDHLPSILLARALHKPQAGAD; from the coding sequence ATGCAGCGGGGGGATGTCCTTGACCCCAACTGCCCCTCCCGGACGGTATTGAAACATTTAACCAGCCGCTGGGGAGTGTTAGTACTGCTCGCGCTGGGGCAGGAGACGCTCCGTTTTAGTCAACTGCGGCGCAAAGTCGGCGGCGTCAGCGAAAAGATGCTGGCGCAGACCTTGGGGCTGCTGGAAGAGGATGGCTTGGTCGTGCGCCGCTCACTGCCGGTGGTGCCGCCGCACGTGGAATATCGATTAAGCGAGCCGGGGCGCGAGGTTAGCCTCAAGGTCGCGGCCTTGACGGATTGGATTGAGGATCACCTGCCGTCCATTCTGTTGGCGCGCGCGCTGCATAAACCGCAAGCGGGAGCCGATTGA
- the darB gene encoding darobactin export ABC transporter permease subunit, which yields MIMKEYLDDIKISPVSALLAVVITAFGFVCAFLVLLLFLQDQRTDRFSAEYDRLYRIETRFTVPGGDVIRSARVPLPLADVLQRAPQVEAVGFAYRFFSDIQTAERRVPRVELFAVSPEFLGLINPFQQAITPPRENEIYITPEFNRRYLGFETPVGKAVQLAGKGMFIIKGVVQPQPASSLVMQAMVAFSPSLMEAYYARRGDWYSTQVYTFARMQTRAPPDDGLLREIVRRHAPPLPGAPFTPSQFIHLSARPIDAMHYDGGYADEIATVISRPLLYTLYGAGAFVLVTTLINFFNLNGILHAAKRKGLYIRRALGAADSQLLRDSLASLLPQLLSIVIVSALLLLWLTAASQQVAALLLTQPWTAIAAAFGLVTVVLVAIVLCSHLSYFFLFVLCRGGAVNRYETVVAWYTNRATLMLQLFVSGVIIAAWAGVVAQYHYVRTADFGYRVNGLLTFELNEAVAATGALTRLKEALRREVGSGDIALSSWRPFDMSRSSLTVRHGRQQRQQAFTATAALYANCHFADVWGLETLGGSGALTASQAPDVLHVIATRAFARQMGFATWDEVLSAPFYAEIDDKPFTLRVQRVVDDFYLGDLGAEPQPLLLFITDDRQQYGALRVDNEDQMRRAKQVLAKQMLSPDGMQTVAELHAAHFHDGRLMQHIIRLVALLSLSLMLLSAVIIGQSESRRLAKTLAIMEALGGSTYTGFVYFLKQNGVPLALSLAAAGVAGWALLNRWLAQYERVTSLCYVWAFAALLALALGVVAVMSLTLVADGARHRRHGFG from the coding sequence ATGATAATGAAAGAATATCTTGACGATATCAAAATAAGCCCGGTCAGTGCGTTATTGGCGGTGGTTATTACCGCTTTTGGTTTTGTCTGCGCCTTTTTAGTCCTGCTGCTGTTTTTGCAGGACCAGCGTACAGATCGTTTCAGTGCCGAGTACGACCGACTGTATCGTATCGAAACCCGCTTTACGGTTCCCGGTGGTGACGTTATCCGCTCCGCCCGCGTCCCGCTGCCGCTGGCGGATGTGCTGCAACGTGCGCCGCAGGTGGAAGCCGTCGGTTTCGCCTACCGTTTCTTCAGCGATATTCAGACTGCGGAGCGCAGGGTTCCCCGGGTGGAACTTTTTGCCGTCAGCCCCGAGTTTCTCGGTCTGATAAACCCTTTTCAGCAGGCAATCACCCCGCCGCGGGAAAATGAAATTTATATCACTCCCGAATTCAATCGACGGTATCTGGGGTTTGAGACGCCGGTAGGCAAAGCCGTCCAATTGGCGGGGAAGGGGATGTTTATCATTAAAGGGGTGGTCCAGCCGCAGCCCGCGTCCAGCCTGGTGATGCAGGCGATGGTTGCCTTTTCGCCGTCGCTGATGGAGGCGTATTACGCCAGACGAGGGGACTGGTATAGCACCCAGGTTTATACCTTTGCCAGGATGCAAACCCGCGCGCCGCCCGATGATGGCCTGCTGCGGGAGATCGTGCGGCGCCATGCGCCCCCACTGCCCGGTGCGCCCTTTACGCCATCACAGTTTATTCACTTGAGCGCCCGCCCGATCGACGCCATGCACTATGATGGCGGCTACGCCGATGAGATAGCGACGGTGATTTCCCGCCCGCTGCTGTATACCCTTTACGGGGCCGGTGCGTTTGTCCTGGTGACCACCCTTATTAACTTCTTCAATCTCAATGGTATTCTTCACGCGGCCAAGCGGAAGGGGCTGTATATAAGGCGCGCCCTGGGCGCTGCGGATAGCCAATTGCTGCGTGATTCGCTGGCCTCCCTGCTGCCGCAGTTGCTGAGCATCGTTATAGTATCGGCACTGTTGCTGCTGTGGCTGACGGCGGCCTCGCAGCAGGTCGCCGCATTGCTATTGACGCAGCCCTGGACGGCCATTGCGGCGGCTTTCGGCCTGGTGACCGTTGTTCTCGTCGCCATCGTACTGTGTTCCCATTTGTCCTATTTTTTCCTGTTCGTGCTGTGCCGCGGCGGCGCCGTCAATCGCTATGAAACGGTGGTCGCCTGGTATACCAACCGCGCCACGCTGATGCTGCAGCTGTTTGTCTCGGGAGTCATCATCGCCGCCTGGGCCGGGGTGGTGGCGCAGTATCACTATGTCCGCACGGCGGATTTTGGCTATCGCGTCAATGGACTGCTGACTTTCGAGCTGAACGAGGCTGTGGCGGCCACAGGCGCCCTAACGCGGCTTAAGGAGGCGCTGAGAAGGGAAGTCGGCAGCGGTGACATTGCCCTCAGCAGTTGGCGCCCCTTTGACATGTCGCGCAGCAGCCTGACCGTGCGCCACGGCCGCCAGCAGCGCCAACAGGCGTTTACCGCCACTGCGGCCCTGTACGCCAATTGCCATTTTGCCGACGTTTGGGGACTAGAGACACTGGGCGGCAGTGGCGCTCTGACGGCCAGCCAGGCGCCGGACGTGCTGCACGTTATCGCGACCCGCGCGTTTGCGCGGCAGATGGGCTTTGCCACCTGGGATGAAGTCCTCAGCGCGCCCTTTTATGCCGAAATTGACGACAAACCTTTCACCCTGCGCGTACAGCGCGTCGTGGATGACTTTTATTTGGGCGATCTTGGCGCCGAGCCGCAGCCGCTATTGCTTTTCATTACCGACGATCGGCAGCAGTATGGCGCGTTGCGCGTGGACAACGAGGACCAGATGAGACGGGCCAAGCAGGTGCTGGCAAAGCAAATGCTTTCTCCCGACGGCATGCAGACCGTGGCGGAGCTGCACGCGGCGCATTTCCATGACGGACGCCTGATGCAGCATATCATCAGGCTGGTGGCGCTGCTCAGCCTGTCGCTGATGCTGCTAAGCGCCGTGATTATCGGCCAGTCTGAGTCGAGACGCTTGGCGAAAACATTGGCAATTATGGAGGCGCTGGGGGGATCGACCTATACCGGTTTTGTCTATTTCTTAAAGCAAAATGGGGTGCCGCTGGCATTATCGCTGGCGGCAGCCGGCGTAGCGGGATGGGCGCTGCTGAATCGCTGGCTGGCGCAGTACGAACGGGTGACGAGTCTGTGCTATGTCTGGGCGTTCGCCGCGCTGTTGGCGCTGGCGCTTGGCGTGGTGGCGGTCATGTCGCTCACGCTTGTGGCGGATGGTGCGCGGCATCGACGGCACGGTTTCGGCTAA
- the darC gene encoding darobactin export ABC transporter periplasmic adaptor subunit, which translates to MDIKIDKPGGIHRRARWITAGAVLVFLLILGLLYWLMSREGALTVPRREVTFHTVQRQPYTDMLVVRAIAIPNESVILSSERGGKVVEICKSSSDPVKKNDVIARLANYDFVLDVTSRIASATEQINNLRNMRMLLERNTRDTKVDLQKSYYNVLKITRNIERSRQLHEKSAIARATYEDLLDELQHWKTNYAIFEQHSKAQDKMLPVQIHEIDESIRQLDNLVGLIKGGLDQLVLTSPIDGILSSSLDIKPGQQIKPGEKVAVIDNLAAYHFEAEFSEYYLDKIRRGMKVMAHSGDADIPLVIDSVSPMVDNGKFKAKLVLLQPLQRFLKRGQSVEVRLALAAADEALLVPSRAIFYQQGQARLFVSDAQRRRAVKTAVTIKPTGGAQTAVISGLQEGQQVVAFANNQYQKNNLIEFK; encoded by the coding sequence ATGGATATCAAAATCGACAAACCGGGCGGCATACATCGGCGGGCACGTTGGATTACCGCCGGCGCCGTGCTGGTGTTTCTGCTGATTCTGGGCCTGCTGTATTGGCTTATGTCGCGGGAAGGCGCGCTGACGGTTCCCCGCCGTGAGGTAACCTTTCATACCGTCCAGCGGCAGCCCTATACCGATATGCTGGTGGTACGCGCTATCGCGATCCCCAATGAAAGCGTGATCCTCTCCTCTGAACGCGGCGGCAAGGTGGTGGAGATCTGCAAATCCTCCTCCGATCCGGTGAAAAAGAATGACGTGATAGCCCGGCTGGCTAATTACGATTTTGTTCTGGATGTCACGTCGCGTATCGCCAGCGCAACTGAACAAATCAACAATTTGCGCAATATGCGTATGCTGCTGGAACGCAACACCCGCGATACCAAGGTGGATCTGCAAAAGTCCTATTACAACGTATTGAAAATTACCCGTAACATCGAGCGCAGCCGGCAGCTGCATGAAAAATCAGCTATTGCCCGCGCAACCTATGAAGATCTGCTCGATGAGTTGCAGCACTGGAAAACCAACTACGCCATATTTGAACAGCACAGCAAGGCTCAGGACAAAATGCTGCCGGTGCAGATTCACGAGATTGATGAATCTATTCGTCAACTGGACAATCTGGTTGGCCTCATCAAGGGCGGGCTGGATCAGTTAGTGCTGACTTCGCCTATTGACGGCATTTTATCGTCCTCGCTGGACATCAAACCGGGTCAGCAGATAAAGCCCGGCGAAAAAGTGGCGGTGATCGACAATCTGGCCGCTTATCACTTCGAGGCCGAGTTCAGCGAATATTATCTGGATAAGATCCGCCGCGGCATGAAGGTGATGGCGCATAGCGGCGATGCGGATATCCCACTGGTCATCGATTCCGTTTCTCCCATGGTGGATAACGGTAAATTCAAAGCCAAGCTGGTGTTGTTACAGCCGCTGCAGCGGTTTCTCAAGCGCGGTCAGTCCGTGGAGGTGCGGCTCGCGCTGGCCGCTGCGGACGAGGCGCTGCTGGTGCCATCGCGGGCGATTTTCTACCAACAGGGTCAGGCCAGGCTGTTCGTGAGCGATGCGCAACGGCGGCGCGCCGTTAAGACGGCGGTAACGATCAAGCCGACGGGCGGGGCACAAACCGCGGTTATCAGTGGCCTGCAGGAGGGGCAGCAGGTGGTTGCTTTCGCCAACAACCAGTACCAAAAAAACAACCTTATTGAGTTTAAGTGA
- a CDS encoding ATP-binding cassette domain-containing protein, which translates to MICIENAEKFFLTRTIKTLALNTLSLSVAAGEFVAVMGPSGSGKTTLLNVIGLFESLNAGRLVLAGHDAAGLGNAQKVTLRRQLIGYVFQSFNLISPLTVEENVALPLKYRSVPAAERRQRVAAALASLGLQNRAQHYPAQLSGGQQQRVAIARAMISRPPLILADEPTGNLDSKTSRDVLVLLREIHRQGTTVIMVTHSDDAAGYASRVLMMRDGYID; encoded by the coding sequence ATGATTTGCATTGAAAACGCTGAAAAATTTTTTTTGACGCGGACCATCAAAACCTTGGCGTTGAATACGTTGAGCCTATCGGTGGCGGCCGGCGAGTTTGTCGCGGTCATGGGGCCATCGGGATCAGGGAAAACGACCCTGTTGAACGTTATTGGTCTGTTTGAATCGCTGAATGCGGGGCGTCTGGTGCTGGCGGGACATGATGCCGCCGGTCTCGGTAACGCGCAGAAAGTGACGCTGCGTCGACAGTTGATAGGGTATGTCTTTCAATCGTTTAACCTTATTAGTCCGCTAACGGTGGAAGAAAACGTCGCGCTGCCGTTGAAATATCGCAGCGTGCCGGCGGCGGAGCGGCGGCAACGGGTCGCCGCCGCGCTGGCATCTCTCGGACTGCAAAACCGCGCTCAGCACTACCCCGCTCAGCTTTCCGGGGGGCAGCAACAGCGGGTGGCCATCGCCCGCGCCATGATTTCCCGACCTCCGCTGATTCTGGCGGATGAGCCCACCGGCAATCTGGACAGTAAAACCAGCCGCGACGTGCTTGTGCTGCTGCGCGAAATCCATCGGCAGGGTACCACGGTTATCATGGTGACCCATTCCGATGACGCAGCGGGCTACGCCAGCCGTGTTCTCATGATGAGGGACGGCTATATCGACTGA
- the darE gene encoding darobactin maturation radical SAM/SPASM protein DarE, producing the protein MNGIIPVKDITQASLDPPFAKMASNHYRDLAAYMIGRLPAEQLLTRDERALYQRERQISPCAKPLGCGKLVVVLKATRCCNLRCTYCHSWAEGPEQTMSFAVLTRALRRILTLPDIHRFEFVWHGGEVTMLRPDFFKKLIWLQEQFRKPGDVITNSMQSNAVSLSPAWLQFLEAIGMSVGISLDGVPAINDTRRLDKRGRGTAARVAETIGRLRERGIPYGALIVVDRQLYHSDMRAMLEYFRQIALTNIEFLNIVPDNRLTPNGDPGEGYITYRQFIAFLSKMFLLWWQNYRTVIAIPMFEDFIRVLSHPTARLSACYWSGDCAREVITLEPNGTVTPCDKYVGMKNNNYGSLIDNDLATLLDSAAHYRRAAREARHARQAMKHCQWFTMCRGGCPHDRLINRRHAPDHEENCCGTGVLIETINQCLTKATMTTHSR; encoded by the coding sequence ATGAATGGAATCATACCGGTAAAGGATATTACCCAGGCCTCGTTGGATCCCCCGTTCGCCAAAATGGCGTCAAACCACTATCGCGATCTCGCGGCTTATATGATCGGGCGGCTACCGGCAGAACAACTGCTAACGCGCGATGAAAGGGCCCTCTACCAACGCGAGCGGCAAATTTCACCGTGCGCAAAGCCGCTAGGCTGCGGTAAATTGGTAGTGGTGTTGAAGGCCACCCGATGCTGTAATTTACGCTGTACTTACTGCCATTCTTGGGCCGAAGGGCCGGAACAAACCATGTCGTTTGCCGTGTTGACCAGGGCGCTGCGGCGGATCCTGACGCTGCCGGACATCCATCGATTTGAATTCGTCTGGCACGGCGGCGAGGTGACCATGCTAAGACCCGATTTTTTCAAGAAATTGATTTGGCTGCAGGAGCAGTTCCGCAAGCCGGGGGATGTCATCACCAATTCCATGCAGTCCAATGCGGTAAGCCTCTCGCCCGCCTGGCTGCAATTTCTTGAAGCCATCGGCATGAGCGTCGGCATCAGCCTGGACGGCGTGCCGGCGATTAACGACACGCGCCGGCTGGATAAACGCGGTCGCGGCACCGCTGCGCGCGTGGCCGAAACCATCGGTAGACTGCGCGAACGCGGGATCCCCTATGGCGCGCTCATCGTCGTGGACCGCCAGCTATACCATAGCGACATGCGCGCTATGCTGGAATATTTTCGCCAAATAGCGCTGACCAATATCGAATTCCTCAATATCGTGCCCGATAATCGCCTGACGCCAAACGGTGACCCGGGAGAGGGGTATATTACTTATCGGCAATTCATCGCGTTTTTGAGCAAGATGTTTTTATTATGGTGGCAAAACTATCGCACGGTGATTGCCATTCCGATGTTTGAGGATTTTATCCGGGTGCTGAGCCATCCGACCGCCCGGCTTTCCGCGTGCTATTGGAGCGGCGATTGCGCGCGCGAGGTCATTACGCTTGAGCCAAACGGCACCGTCACGCCATGCGATAAATATGTCGGGATGAAAAATAATAATTATGGTTCATTGATCGATAATGATTTAGCGACGCTGTTGGACAGCGCCGCCCATTACCGTCGGGCGGCCAGAGAAGCGAGGCATGCCCGTCAGGCAATGAAACATTGCCAATGGTTTACGATGTGTCGCGGCGGCTGTCCGCACGATCGTCTGATCAACCGACGTCATGCGCCGGATCATGAGGAAAACTGCTGTGGCACGGGCGTACTGATTGAGACCATCAATCAGTGTCTAACAAAAGCGACCATGACAACGCATAGCCGGTAG
- the ada gene encoding bifunctional DNA-binding transcriptional regulator/O6-methylguanine-DNA methyltransferase Ada → MASTNVPVDEITHDPRWKAIERRDTAADGTFVYGVVTTGIFCSPSCASRRPRPENVRFFSDGDSALAAGFRPCKRCRQGLPSRASDHAARIARACRQIESAQTPPALNALAAQAGMSASHFHRVFKAATGLTPHAYAVGCRQGRMRQALAGAENITGVMYDTGYRSSGRFYSEAEQTLGMTPAMFRAGGKGMRIHVSVGHCSLGEILVAHSERGICAILLGDDAGQLLRELRETFPHGELLGSDAAYQQRVAQVIRFVDAPRSGLDLPLDIRGTAFQQRVWQVLRAIAPGETLSYRQVAERVGAPGAVRAVAGACAANLLAVAIPCHRVVRSDGTLSGYRWGVERKRQLLAQEADDGEAPGEE, encoded by the coding sequence ATGGCTTCGACGAATGTGCCGGTAGATGAAATAACCCATGATCCCCGCTGGAAGGCGATTGAGCGTCGGGATACGGCGGCGGACGGCACCTTTGTATATGGCGTCGTCACTACCGGCATTTTCTGCTCGCCCTCTTGCGCCTCGCGCCGGCCACGGCCGGAAAATGTCCGTTTCTTCAGCGACGGCGATAGTGCGCTGGCGGCGGGTTTTCGCCCCTGTAAACGTTGCCGGCAAGGCTTGCCGTCGCGGGCGTCGGATCATGCGGCGCGCATCGCGCGCGCCTGCCGCCAGATTGAATCGGCACAGACGCCGCCGGCATTGAATGCGCTGGCGGCGCAGGCCGGCATGAGCGCCAGCCACTTTCACCGGGTGTTTAAAGCCGCGACCGGCCTCACGCCGCATGCCTATGCGGTAGGCTGTCGCCAGGGCCGCATGCGTCAGGCGCTGGCGGGCGCCGAGAACATTACCGGCGTGATGTATGATACCGGTTACCGGTCAAGCGGCCGTTTTTACAGCGAGGCGGAGCAGACGCTGGGGATGACACCTGCCATGTTCCGCGCCGGTGGCAAAGGGATGCGCATTCACGTTTCCGTTGGCCATTGTTCGCTGGGTGAGATTTTAGTGGCCCACAGCGAACGCGGTATCTGCGCCATTTTGCTTGGCGATGACGCCGGTCAGCTACTGCGGGAACTGCGCGAGACATTCCCCCACGGGGAGCTGCTGGGCAGCGATGCGGCGTATCAGCAGCGGGTTGCGCAGGTCATACGCTTTGTCGACGCGCCGCGATCCGGTCTCGATTTGCCGCTGGACATTCGCGGTACCGCTTTTCAGCAGCGGGTGTGGCAAGTGCTGCGCGCCATCGCGCCAGGGGAGACGCTAAGCTATCGCCAGGTGGCGGAGCGCGTCGGCGCACCCGGTGCGGTGCGGGCGGTGGCCGGCGCCTGTGCCGCCAATCTGCTTGCCGTGGCTATCCCCTGTCACCGGGTGGTCCGCAGCGACGGCACGCTGTCGGGCTATCGTTGGGGGGTTGAACGTAAACGCCAACTGCTGGCGCAGGAGGCCGACGACGGCGAGGCGCCGGGAGAGGAATAA